One genomic region from Zonotrichia leucophrys gambelii isolate GWCS_2022_RI chromosome 26, RI_Zleu_2.0, whole genome shotgun sequence encodes:
- the AMPD1 gene encoding AMP deaminase 1 has protein sequence MDETLRSFAEKVFASEVKDEEVRGEISHFDVEESCPISRQEMTVHMMLQEASSTVEKRRKKLIRMQTTVLAPPVAPGAAPSLAVTEEASSTCPQYQSVPPFQRVQITGDYASGVTVEDFEVVCRGLYRALCIREKNMQQSLQRFPKTPSQYLRAIEGEPWKPSDAGPVFTPPVKDGQDPLDSGNLPEDLGYHVQMKDGIVYVYADKAAAERNEPKDLPYPSLESFIDDMNFLLVLIAQGPVKTYAHRRLKFLSSKFQVHEMLNEMEEMKELKNNPHRDFYNCRKVDTHIHAAACMNQKHLLRFIKKSYRVDADRVVYNAKGKQLTLKQLFQQLKLHPYDLTVDSLDVHAGRQTFQRFDKFNDKYNPVGASELRDLYLKTENAIHGEYFATIIKEVGSDLEDAKYQHTEPRLSIYGRSPEEWARLASWFNTHRVYSPNMKWMIQVPRIYDVFRSKNFLPHFGKMLECIFVPVFEATVNPQAHKELSVFLRHITGFDSVDDESKHSGHMFSTKSPKPEEWTSQKNPSYTYYIYYMYANILVLNNLRRQRGMNTFLFRPHCGEAGALTHLLAAFMTADNISHGLNLKKSPVLQYLYFLARIPIAMSPLSNNSLFLEYAKNPLLDFHQKGLMVSLSTDDPMQFHYTKEPLMEEYAIAAQVFKLSTCDMCEIARNSVLQCGLSHEEKVKFLGEKYQEDGPDGNDIRKTNVAQIRVAYRYETWCYELNLIAEGLKNE, from the exons ATGGACGAGACCCTGCGCTCCTTCGCCGAGAAGGTTTTTGCCTCCGAGGTGAAGGATGAGGAGGTCAGGGGGGAAATCTCTCATTTTGACGTGGAAGAGAGCTGCCCCATCTCCCGGCAGGAGATGACGGTGCACATGATGCTGCAGGAGGCCAGCTCCACGGTGGAGAAGCG CAGGAAGAAGCTGATCCGCATGCAGACCACAGTGCTGGCCCCGCCCGTGGCCCCGggggctgcccccagcctggctgtcacCGAGGAGGCCAGCTCCACCTGCCCCCAGTACCAGAGCGTGCCCCCCTTCCAGCGGGTGCAGATCACTGGGGACTATGCCTCTGGG GTGACAGTGGAAGACTTTGAGGTGGTGTGCAGGGGCCTGTACCGGGCGCTGTGCATCCGGGAGAAGAACATGCAGCAGTCACTGCAGAGGTTCCCCAAGACGCCCTCCCAGTACCTGCGTGCCATCGAGGGAGAGCCCTGGAAACCCAGTGACGCTGGCCCAG TGTTCACCCCGCCAGTGAAGGATGGGCAGGACCCCCTGGACAGTGGGAACCTCCCTGAGGACCTGGGGTACCACGTGCAGATGAAGGATGGGATAGTTTATGTCTATGCAGACAAGGCAGCGGCTGAGAGAAACGAGCCAAAGGACCTGCCCTACCCCAGCCTCGAGAGCTTCATTGATGACATGAACTTCCTCCTGGTCCTCATTGCACAGGGGCCTGT GAAGACCTACGCTCACCGGCGCCTCAAGTTCCTCTCATCCAAGTTCCAAGTGCATGAAATGCTCAATGAGATGGAGGAGATGAAGGAGCTGAAGAACAACCCTCACCGTGACTTCTACAACTGCAGGAAG GTGGACACACACATCCATGCTGCAGCCTGCATGAACCAGAAGCACCTTCTGCGTTTCATCAAGAAATCCTACCGTGTGGACGCCGACCGCGTGGTCTACAACGCCAAGGGCAAACAGCTCACCCTGAAACAGCTCTTCCAGCAGCTCAAACTGCACCCCTACGACCTGACAGTGGATTCCCTGGATGTCCATGCT ggccggCAGACATTCCAGCGCTTTGACAAGTTCAATGACAAGTACAACCCCGTGGGGGCCAGCGAGCTCAGGGACCTCTACCTGAAGACAGAGAACGCCATCCACGGCGAGTACTTTGCTACCATCATCAAG gaGGTTGGCTCTGACCTGGAGGATGCCAAGTACCAGCACACGGAGCCCCGGCTCTCCATCTACGGGCGGTCGCCTGAGGAGTGGGCCAGGCTGGCCAGCTGGTTCAACACCCACAGGGTCTATTCCCCCAACATGAAATGGATGATCCAAGTGCCCAGGATTTA TGATGTGTTCAGGTCTAAGAATTTCCTCCCCCACTTTGGGAAAATGCTGGAATGTATCTTTGTTCCTGTGTTCGAGGCAACAGTCAATCCCCAAGCCCACAAAGAGCTGAGTGTCTTTCTACGCCAC ATCACAGGCTTTGACAGCGTGGATGATGAATCCAAGCACAGTGGACACATGTTCAGCACTAAAAGCCCAAAGCCAGAGGAGTGGACTTCCCAGAAGAACCCATCCTACACCTACTACATCTACTACATGTATGCCAACATCCTGGTGCTCAACAACCTGCGCAG gcagcgTGGCATGAACACGTTCCTGTTCCGCCCGCACTGCGGCGAGGCCGGGGCCCTCACGCACCTGCTGGCAGCCTTCATGACAGCTGATAACATCTCCCATGGGCTCAACCTCAAGAAG agcccagtgctgcaGTACCTGTACTTCCTTGCCAGAATTCCCATTGCCATGTCCCCGCTCAGCAACAACAGCCTCTTCCTGGAGTACGCCAAGAATCCCTTGCTTGACTTCCACCAGAAAGGGCTCATGGTGTCCCTTTCTACAGATGACCCCATGCAGTTCCACTACACCAAG GAGCCCCTCATGGAGGAGTACGCCATCGCTGCCCAGGTGTTCAAGCTCAGCACCTGTGACATGTGTGAGATCGCCAGGAACAGCGTCCTGCAGTGCGGCCTGTCCCACGAG GAGAAAGTGAAGTTCCTGGGTGAAAAGTACCAGGAAGACGGGCCCGATGGCAATGACATTCGGAAGACGAACGTGGCTCAGATCCGCGTTGCCTATCGCTACGAGACCTGGTGCTACGAGCTCAACCTCATCGCCGAGGGGCTGAAGAACGAATAG